The Amylolactobacillus amylophilus DSM 20533 = JCM 1125 genome contains a region encoding:
- a CDS encoding cation diffusion facilitator family transporter has protein sequence MHDRLSKKFLWVTVFNVVITLAEFIGGVVSGSLALLSDAVHNLGDVGAILLSFVSHRISQKHKNSKKTFGYKRAEILAAFTNAIILLVISGFLIVEALRRFSEPVEIGGNVMLVVSIVGLLGNFISMVVMHADSKRNLNVKSTFLHMLSDAVSSVGVIVAAIFIKFWHITWLDPAITILVALIVLREAVRIVVESINILMESNPDIALEAVKETVLAVPEIKNIHHVHIWRFSGEQIMMDAHINVDSAMTVSELETIYDKVAEQLYNKFTINHVTLQAECRRGADEQMIEIGKND, from the coding sequence ATGCACGATCGATTATCTAAAAAATTTCTCTGGGTTACTGTCTTTAATGTGGTAATCACGTTGGCCGAATTTATTGGTGGCGTTGTCTCTGGTTCCCTCGCACTTTTGTCAGATGCGGTCCATAATCTAGGAGATGTGGGGGCAATCCTACTGAGCTTCGTGTCCCACAGAATTTCTCAAAAGCACAAGAATAGCAAGAAGACGTTCGGTTATAAACGGGCGGAGATTCTTGCTGCCTTTACTAATGCAATCATCTTGCTCGTCATTTCCGGCTTCTTGATTGTCGAAGCTTTAAGAAGGTTCAGCGAGCCGGTGGAGATTGGTGGCAATGTGATGTTGGTAGTGTCCATCGTTGGACTACTAGGCAACTTTATTTCCATGGTCGTGATGCATGCCGACAGCAAACGCAATCTAAATGTTAAATCGACTTTTTTGCATATGTTATCAGATGCCGTTTCCTCAGTGGGGGTCATTGTTGCTGCAATCTTCATCAAGTTCTGGCATATTACATGGCTCGATCCTGCCATTACGATTCTGGTTGCGCTCATTGTATTACGTGAGGCAGTCAGAATAGTAGTTGAGAGTATTAACATATTGATGGAGTCTAATCCGGATATTGCGCTTGAAGCGGTTAAGGAGACGGTGTTAGCGGTTCCGGAAATCAAAAATATCCATCATGTGCACATTTGGCGCTTCAGTGGTGAGCAAATTATGATGGATGCGCATATCAATGTCGATTCTGCCATGACAGTTAGTGAGCTAGAAACAATCTATGACAAAGTTGCCGAGCAATTGTATAATAAGTTTACAATCAATCACGTCACATTGCAGGCTGAATGTCGGCGTGGTGCAGATGAACAGATGATAGAGATTGGTAAGAATGATTAG